A window of the Catenulispora sp. GP43 genome harbors these coding sequences:
- a CDS encoding cellulose binding domain-containing protein, with product MGLSKRARVIGISLATAAVVGAGTIAAFTAGAAGGSDGTVTASFAKTSDWGSGFQGQYTIANGTGQTVHGWTVSFDLPAGERISSLWNGTMTAAGQHITVANPSWSGDIATGTSATFGFVVDAASGSAAPVNCLVNGASCGGGTPGGGPSSAPSTAPGSAPGSSTPPSGVPSSSAPSSAPSSPPSSPPSSAPSSVPAPPASGAGYGFAPYVDTSQRQDLGALAAAAGTKYVTAAFMLAGGSGCTPIWNGTADPAFEASLKSGIADLRAKGGDVIASFGGANGTELAQACADVPHLSAAYKAVIDTYGLTHVDFDIEGAAGTDQASITRRAQALAQLQADYAAAGKTLDVSLTLPVLPSGLTQDGVNIVTAAAKNGLKVSVVNVMAMDFGDWAAPSPAGKMGQYADQAAQSVHDQLKTVYPDASDAQLWAMVGITPMIGVNDTSDEVFQVSDAKVVEQFAAQHHIGRLAMWSLTRDQACAQPSSWASPTCSSIQQNAYDFAHTFEAFTG from the coding sequence ATGGGACTGTCGAAGCGCGCCCGCGTCATCGGGATCTCGTTGGCCACCGCCGCCGTCGTCGGCGCCGGCACGATCGCCGCCTTCACGGCCGGCGCGGCTGGAGGCAGCGACGGCACCGTCACCGCCTCCTTCGCCAAGACCTCGGACTGGGGCAGCGGCTTCCAGGGGCAGTACACGATCGCCAACGGGACCGGGCAGACCGTGCACGGCTGGACCGTCTCCTTCGACCTGCCGGCCGGGGAGCGCATCAGCTCCCTGTGGAACGGCACCATGACCGCCGCCGGGCAGCACATCACGGTCGCCAACCCGTCCTGGTCCGGCGACATCGCCACCGGGACCAGCGCCACCTTCGGCTTCGTGGTGGACGCCGCCTCCGGGTCCGCCGCGCCGGTGAACTGTCTGGTCAACGGCGCGTCCTGCGGAGGCGGGACGCCCGGCGGCGGTCCGAGCTCGGCGCCGAGCACTGCCCCCGGCTCGGCGCCGGGCTCGAGCACGCCTCCCAGCGGCGTGCCGTCGAGCTCGGCGCCGAGCAGCGCGCCGTCCTCCCCGCCGTCCTCCCCGCCGTCCTCCGCCCCGTCGTCGGTGCCGGCCCCACCGGCATCCGGCGCCGGCTACGGCTTCGCGCCCTACGTGGACACCAGCCAGCGCCAGGACCTCGGCGCGCTCGCGGCGGCGGCCGGCACCAAATACGTCACCGCGGCCTTCATGCTCGCCGGCGGCAGCGGCTGCACCCCGATCTGGAACGGCACCGCGGACCCGGCGTTCGAGGCGAGCCTGAAGTCCGGCATCGCCGACCTGCGCGCCAAGGGCGGCGACGTCATCGCCTCCTTCGGCGGCGCCAACGGCACCGAGCTGGCCCAGGCCTGCGCCGACGTGCCGCACCTGTCGGCGGCCTACAAGGCGGTGATCGACACCTACGGCCTCACCCACGTCGACTTCGACATCGAGGGCGCGGCCGGCACCGATCAGGCCTCGATCACCCGCCGGGCCCAGGCGCTGGCGCAGCTGCAGGCGGACTACGCCGCGGCCGGCAAGACCCTCGACGTGTCGCTGACCCTGCCGGTCCTGCCCTCCGGGCTGACCCAGGACGGTGTGAACATCGTCACCGCGGCCGCGAAGAACGGCCTGAAGGTCTCTGTGGTCAACGTCATGGCCATGGACTTCGGCGACTGGGCCGCCCCGAGCCCGGCCGGGAAGATGGGCCAGTACGCCGACCAGGCCGCGCAGTCCGTGCACGACCAGCTCAAGACCGTCTACCCGGACGCCTCCGACGCCCAGCTGTGGGCGATGGTCGGCATCACCCCGATGATCGGCGTCAACGACACCTCCGACGAGGTGTTCCAGGTCTCCGACGCCAAGGTCGTCGAACAGTTCGCCGCGCAGCACCACATCGGCCGGCTGGCCATGTGGTCGCTGACGCGGGACCAAGCGTGTGCGCAGCCGTCGTCGTGGGCCTCACCCACCTGCTCCTCGATCCAGCAGAACGCGTACGACTTCGCGCACACCTTCGAGGCCTTCACCGGCTAG
- the bldC gene encoding developmental transcriptional regulator BldC encodes MTARTPDAEPLLTPAEVATMFRVDPKTVTRWAKAGKLTSIRTLGGHRRYREQEVRALLNGIPPQREG; translated from the coding sequence ATGACCGCACGTACGCCGGACGCCGAGCCTCTGCTCACGCCCGCAGAGGTCGCCACGATGTTCCGCGTCGACCCCAAGACGGTCACGCGCTGGGCCAAGGCCGGCAAGCTGACCTCTATCCGCACCCTGGGGGGCCACCGCCGCTACCGCGAGCAGGAGGTGCGCGCTCTGCTGAACGGCATCCCGCCGCAGCGTGAGGGCTGA